From Echeneis naucrates chromosome 7, fEcheNa1.1, whole genome shotgun sequence, one genomic window encodes:
- the casz1 gene encoding zinc finger protein castor homolog 1 isoform X3, which translates to MKVTCLRGFNFDFPEYAERSLCTETTSGKSKMAAKRKGGLKLNAICAKLSRQVVFDSSSQNAEGDQSVAENSERGSSHYDDNETNFPEGLSLNQSLEEDQKRREAIEKWVNGEYSDELQAPDDEHEHELKVSNDEDGPPEGVYMVQPKGCSDEEDNAEEADPTAGSHDGSYHDDKDADDRPSKDDTCIPPSEAQSRQAPFSSPGEASALRDYAANTMNEFLGMFGYDDQQVRDELTKKISFEKLKAATSDPSSLSSEEASRRARFSKYEEYIRKLKAGETLPWPMHVSPPKPDDLNSKLAQEKSATILQSSGCPPGAEAQIYPSSLDHKQPGGPQLGASQPPNPSHMQSMASRASKYDFFIQKLKMGESLQQQNGNAYKRPSKYDLENVKFLHLFKPGEGNPDMGGAIAFKTGKVGRPSKYDIRTIQKLIPGNPEAPMMPNVLASAPGNPGAPGDPTVGAAGSSISLDQSGHISFNTSDYLKSSFSKTDSITTGTVSSVKNGLPTDKPAGDDINLYQKYIARFSGSQHCGHVHCAYQYREHYHCMDPECNYQVSRFTSKQDVIRHYNMHKKRDNSLQHGFMRFSPLDDCSVYYHGCHLNGKSTHYHCMQVGCSKVYTSTSDVMTHENFHKKNAQLINDGFQRFRATEDCGTVSCQFYGQKTTHFHCRRPGCTFTFKNKCDIEKHKSYHIKDDAYAKDGFKKFYKYEECKYEGCVYSKATNHFHCIRSGCGFTFTSTSQMTSHKRKHERRHIRSSGVMGLSSTFLPPKDEPEESSNDDLMDFSAISSKNSSLSASPTTQQSTTVPHLLATPTTAVSSSSTTGHTLKPTPSLSSAGQRMSNLLSQTLPSNMPVALALSNSALATNPFFPLMPRLPLQPPPPAASLISAASSGAHSMPTDSLAQAGTDGVMASTPTSFATSSIMEKISASKGLISPMMARLAAAALKPSNNPDTGNGQPASASQFNLVQVKQEPADSNSGASQDSAQEHSLDLSKKDHSNESNGHPVPGNTSLLSSLMNKMSQVNPVLFNAMNLKTELEAGHGSDTSEAAQYLNRVLKRPLAEKPTEIWRTYLRRFDTDDFCEAQCDFLQKVHFHCLVEDCGALFSTVDGAIKHANFHLRATLKVKSEPQFGEGKESGEGAPLQPAAPVSMANNPSMDVTHLTSSGSYSSPPASLLAWKQLAGSIPQMPASMPNLPANSPLATTSLENAKPQVKPGFLQFQENDPCLATDCKYSNKFHFHCLFGNCKYVCKTSGKAESHCLDHINPNNNLVNIRDQFSYYSLQCLCPNQHCEFRMRGHYHCLRPGCFFVTNITTKLPWHIKKHEKAERRAANGFKYFTKREECGRLGCKYNQVNSHFHCIREGCQFSFLLKHQMTSHARKHMRRMLGKNFDRVPSQAMPLGQRADEMQHASGMVSGSLTTPTPGINSTFSSTTMDETDDYMDYMGGGGSPLGLSSESSNQDRSCTSTPVGNDSSPAGQGYPATTSAPTTPADTSATQNALPSSPPPLPPPPPPPSAPQPGLQSQAPSLSPALLRPPLPSLPYLLSPSCLSYSLLSASLGATRSVVMPTNTPAFSPIIATPSPVKNDVPIVQDAAGNTISIPTATGAKKRFWIIEDMSPFGKRRKTASSRKMLDEGMMLEGFRRYDLYENCKDSSCQFSLKVTHYHCTRENCGYKFCGRTHMYKHAQHHDRVDNLVLDDFKRFKSSLSCNFPDCQFSGNSTHFHCLRCGFRCTDSTKVTAHRKHHGKQDVISAAGFCQFSSSADCEVPDCKYKLKCSHFHCTFPECKHTVVGMSQMDSHKRKHEKQERGELPSVSPKQEGVHHLGGSVSAVPPASMGLSTSSAGGLHVLSHNINSSTPSMLYPTSDMASNYSHPYPPSSISLDGSLNLGTDTSSSLFFLKNAAGLGLSDSLDLSKKIHHDVARSGRNTTPQLGLPATQDDTTGTSGEAEDDLSPEEEVHAEEEEEDEEEEEEEGEEDLNTDSNDDSIAEPDGEKDNDENFDASINHTDTSQLEKQDTDP; encoded by the exons ctgaAAGGAGTTTATGCACTGAAACGACCTCAGGaaaatccaagatggctgccaaAAGGAAAGGTGGCCTAAAACTCAATGCTATCTGTGCCAAGCTTAGCCGCCAGGTGGTGTTCGACAGCAGCTCCCAGAATGCTGAGGGAGACCAGAGTGTAGCGGAAAACAGTGAGCGTGGCAGTTCCCACTACGATGACAATGAGACCAACTTCCCTGAGGGCCTGAGCCTAAATCAGAGCCTAGAGGAGGACCAGAAGAGACGCGAGGCCATTGAGAAGTGGGTCAATGGCGAGTACAGCGATGAGCTGCAAGCTCCTGACGATGAGCACGAGCATGAACTCAAAGTCAGCAATGACGAAGACGGCCCTCCTGAGGGCGTGTACATGGTACAGCCCAAAGGCTGCAGCGATGAAGAAGACAATGCAGAGGAGGCCGATCCTACGGCAGGGTCTCACGATGGCAGTTACCATGACGACAAAGACGCTGATGACAGGCCTTCAAAAGATGACACCTGCATACCACCAAGCGAGGCCCAGAGTCGCCAAGCACCTTTCTCCTCTCCAG gagaAGCATCTGCCTTGCGAGACTATGCAGCAAACACCATGAATGAGTTTTTGGGAATGTTTGGTTatgatgaccagcaggtaaGGGATGAGCTGACCAAGAAGATCAGCTTTGAGAAGCTCAAAGCCGCTACCTCAGACCCCTCATCCCTCAGCAGTGAGGAGGCCTCACGGCGCGCCCGCTTCTCCAAGTATGAAGAGTACATTCGCAAGCTAAAAGCTGGCGAGACCCTACCTTGGCCCATGCATGTTTCACCACCCAAACCAGATGACCTCAACTCAAAACTGGCCCAAGAAAAGAGTGCTACCATCCTCCAGTCCTCTGGGTGCCCCCCGGGGGCAGAGGCACAGATCTACCCCTCCAGCCTGGACCACAAACAGCCAGGAGGACCTCAGCTGGGCGCATCTCAGCCACCCAACCCATCTCACATGCAGAGCATGGCATCCCGAGCCTCCAAGTATGACTTCTTTATTCAGAAGCTGAAGATGGGTGAAAGTCTACAGCAGCAGAACGGTAATGCCTACAAGCGGCCCTCCAAGTACGACCTGGAGAACGTGAAGTTCCTGCACCTTTTCAAGCCTGGTGAGGGCAACCCTGACATGGGCGGCGCCATCGCCTTTAAGACTGGCAAAGTGGGCCGCCCTTCGAAATATGACATCAGAACAATTCAGAAACTGATTCCAGGAAACCCAGAGGCCCCGATGATGCCCAATGTCCTCGCCTCAGCACCGGGTAACCCCGGAGCTCCTGGTGACCCGACTGTAGGTGCAGCTGGGTCGAGCATCTCATTGGACCAGAGCGGACACATAAGCTTCAACACCTCCGACTACCTGAAGTCCAGCTTTTCCAAGACTGACTCCATCACTACGGGCACTGTATCCTCTGTGAA GAATGGCCTGCCAACAGATAAACCCGCCGGTGACGACATCAACCTCTACCAGAAATATATTGCCAG GTTCTCTGGAAGCCAGCACTGTGGACACGTGCACTGTGCCTACCAGTACAGAGAGCATTACCACTGCATGGACCCTGAGTGTAACTACCAGGTGAGC AGATTTACCAGTAAGCAGGATGTAATCAGGCACTACAACATGCACAAGAAGAGGGACAACTCCCTACAGCATGGATTCATGCGCTTCAGCCCTTTGGACGACTGCAGTGTCTACTACCATGGCTGCCACCTCAATGGAAAAAGCACCCATTACCACTGCATGCAG GTGGGCTGCAGTAAGGTGTACACCAGCACCTCAGATGTCATGACCCATGAAAACTTCCATAAAAAGAATGCCCAGCTGATCAATGATGGCTTCCAGAGATTTCGTGCCACCGAGGACTGCGGCactgtcagctgtcagttttATGGACAGAAGACTACACACTTCCACTGCAG GCGCCCAGGCTGCACATTCACTTTCAAGAATAAGTGTGACATTGAGAAGCACAAGAGCTACCACATCAAGGATGATGCCTATGCCAAAGATGGCTTCAAGAAGTTCTACAAGTATGAGGAGTGCAAATACGAAGGCTGCGTGTACAGCAAAGCTACCAACCACTTCCACTGCATCCGTTCAGGCTGCGGCTTCACCTTTACCTCCACCAGCCAGATGACCTCCCACAAACGCAAACACGAGCGTCGGCACATTCGATCCTCAGGTGTCATGGGCCTTTCTTCCACCTTCCTGCCGCCAAAGGACGAGCCAGAAGAATCGAGCAACGATGATCTGATGGATTTCTCCGCCATCAGCAGCAAGAACTCAAGCCTGAGTGCCTCGCCTACGACCCAGCAGTCCACCACTGTACCACACCTGTTGGCCACGCCCACCActgctgtctcctcttcctctacaacaggccacaccctcaaGCCTACACCCTCACTGTCCAGTGCGGGCCAGCGTATGTCCAACCTGCTGTCTCAGACCCTGCCCAGCAACATGCCGGTAGCTCTTGCTCTTTCCAACAGCGCCTTGGCCACCaacccttttttccccctcatgcCCCGGCTGCCTCTCCAACCACCCCCGCCAGCCGCCAGCCTCATATCGGCTGCATCCTCTGGGGCTCACTCCATGCCCACCGACTCACTGGCCCAAGCAGGGACCGACGGAGTCATGGCGTCTACCCCAACCTCCTTTGCCACCTCCTCCATCATGGAAAAGATCTCAGCGAGCAAAGGCCTGATATCGCCCATGATGGCCAGACTGGCAGCTGCCGCCCTGAAGCCCTCCAACAACCCAGATACAG GGAACGGGCAGCCGGCTTCAGCCAGCCAGTTCAATCTGGTTCAAGTGAAGCAGGAGCCAGCGGACAGCAATTCTGGGGCCTCCCAAGACTCCGCTCAGGAGCACAGCCTGGACCTGAGCAAGAAAGACCACAG TAATGAATCAAACGGACACCCCGTACCAGGGAATACATCTCTTTTATCCTCGCTTATGAATAAG ATGTCCCAGGTGAACCCTGTCCTCTTCAACGCTATGAACCTGAAGACGGAGCTGGAGGCAGGGCATGGCAGCGACACCTCCGAGGCAGCACAATATCTGAACAGAGTGCTGAAGAGGCCTCTGGCAGAAAAACCAACCGAGATATGGAGGACATATCTCCGCAG GTTTGACACAGATGACTTCTGCGAGGCTCAGTGCGACTTCCTCCAGAAAGTGCACTTTCACTGCTTGGTAGAAGACTGTGGTGCGCTCTTCAGCACCGTGGATGGGGCCATTAAGCATGCTAA CTTCCACCTCCGGGCCACATTGAAAGTGAAGTCAGAGCCTCAGTTCGGCGAGGGCAAGGAGTCTGGTGAGGGAGCGCCACTGCAGCCCGCTGCCCCGGTCTCTATGGCCAACAATCCCTCCATGGACGTGACACACCTCACTTCCTCCGGCAGCTACAGCTCCCCTCCTGCATCGCTGCTTGCCTGGAAGCAGCTGGCCGGCAGCATCCCTCAGATGCCGGCCTCCATGCCCAACCTGCCAGCCAACTCACCACTGGCCACCACTTCTTTGGAGAATGCTAAGCCGCAAGTCAAACCTGGTTTCCTGCAGTTCCAGGAAAA CGATCCCTGCTTGGCTACAGACTGTAAATACTCAAACAAGTTCCACTTCCACTGCTTGTTTGGGAATTGCAAGTATGTGTGCAAGACCTCTGGCAAGGCCGAGTCCCACTGTTTGGACCACATCAACCCCAACAATAACCTGGTCAACATCCGCGATCAATTTTCTTACTACTCTCTCCAGTGTCTCTGTCCCAACCAG CACTGCGAGTTCAGAATGAGAGGCCACTATCACTGTCTGCGGCCTGGCTGCTTCTTTGTCACTAACATCACCACCAAGCTGCCGTGGCACATCAAGAAGCACGAGAAGGCAGAACGCCGTGCCGCCAATGGCTTCAAGTATTTCACTAAGAGAGAGGAATGTGGAAGGCTgg GTTGTAAGTATAACCAGGTCAACAGCCACTTCCACTGCATCCGTGAGGGCTGCCAGTTCTCCTTCTTGCTCAAGCACCAGATGACCTCACATGCGCGCAAACATATGAGGCGGATGCTGGGGAAAAACTTTGACAGAGTCCCATCCcag GCAATGCCGCTTGGCCAGAGGGCAGATGAGATGCAACATGCGTCTGGTATGGTGTCTGGGTCCTTAACGACTCCAACGCCTGGTATCAactccaccttctcttccacCACCATGGACGAGACTGATGATTATATGGACTACATGGGCGGAGGAGGCAGCCCCCTGGGCCTCTCCTCCGAGTCCTCCAACCAGGACCGAAGCTGCACCAGCACACCAGTGGGCAATGATAGCTCTCCAGCAG GACAAGGCTACCCCGCCACCACTTCTGCTCCTACCACCCCTGCTGACACTAGCGCTACCCAAAATGCACTtccttcttcccctcctccactaccaccacctcctcctcctccctccgctCCTCAGCCTGGTCTCCAGTCCCAGGccccatccctctctcctgctctcctccgACCTCCTCTCCCCTCACTCCCATAcctcctctctccatcctgTCTGTCATACTCTCTGCTCAGCGCCTCTCTGGGAGCCACTCGGAGTGTTGTCATGCCAACCAACACACCAGCTTTCAGCCCCATCATTGCCACTCCGTCTCCGGTTAAAAATGACGTCCCTATAGTACAGGATGCTGCAG GCAACACCATCTCCATTCCCACGGCCACCGGTGCAAAAAAGCGCTTCTGGATCATTGAGGACATGTCACCATTCGGCAAGCGCCGCAAGACTGCGTCGTCACGTAAGATGTTGGATGAGGGGATGATGCTGGAGGGCTTCCGGCGGTATGACCTCTATGAGAACTGCAAAGACTCAAGTTGCCAGTTTTCCCTGAAGGTGACCCACTACCACTGCACACGAGAAAACTGCGGCTACAAGTTCTGTGGTCGCACTCACATGTACAAGCATGCACAGCACCACGATCGCGTGGACAATCTGGTCCTGGATGACTTCAAACGCTTCAAATCCTCACTCAGCTGCAACTTCCCCGACTGCCAGTTTTCAGGCAACAGCACCCACTTCCATTGTCTTCGCTGCGGCTTCCGCTGCACCGACAGCACCAAGGTGACGGCCCACCGCAAGCACCACGGCAAGCAAGATGTAATCAGCGCCGCCGGTTTCTGCCAGTTCAGCTCCAGCGCCGACTGCGAGGTTCCTGACTGCAAATATAAGCTCAAGTGCTCACACTTCCACTGCACCTTCCCCGAGTGTAAGCACACGGTGGTGGGCATGTCCCAGATGGACTCCCACAAGAGAAAGCATGAGAAGCAGGAGCGAGGCGAACTGCCATCTGTGTCACCCAAACAAGAAGGAGTGCACCACCTGGGAGGAAGCGTGTCAGCGGTCCCTCCAGCCTCCATGGGCCTTTCTACTTCCTCAGCTGGCGGCCTCCACGTGTTATCCCACAACATTAACAGCAGTACTCCCTCCATGCTTTACCCAACCAGCGACATGGCATCCAACTACAGCCACCCGTATCCACCGTCCTCCATCAGCCTGGATGGCTCCCTCAACCTGGGCACCGACACCAGCAGCTCCCTGTTCTTCCTGAAGAACGCAGCCGGTCTGGGCCTCAGCGACTCACTGGACCTCAGCAAGAAGATTCACCACGACGTAGCGCGATCAGGCCGCAACACCACACCCCAGCTAGGTCTGCCGGCAACTCAGGACGACACCACAGGAACATCTGGAGAAGCTGAAGATGACCTGTCGCCAGAGGAGGAGGTGCacgcagaggaggaggaagaagacgaggaagaggaggaggaagaaggagaggaggatctCAACACTGATTCAAATGATGATTCGATTGCAGAGCCTGACGGTGAAAAGGACAATGATGAGAATTTTGATGCTTCCATTAACCACACTGATACTTCCCAACTGGAAAAGCAAGACACTGacccatga